In Candidatus Poribacteria bacterium, a genomic segment contains:
- a CDS encoding T9SS type A sorting domain-containing protein, translating to MKMLIVNGKSLVLILTIVLMGTFGTQNSYGQTITASTPEPLTEANLHDSIVTLILSGGLYEKSIFTIERAVNVSGIPGVTIGTRQGGVKRFGIKRVSDTQLTVQLQFFDNIDTDIPLVFTVEAGAIVGYNGNALTTTLPVIALEESLDASTEAPLTEATLHESTITLTLTGRRFADESDIGRAVSVSGIDGVSIAVRGFIFTQWDVDRVSDTVATVTLAFSGNINTDATLTLTIGADAIINYDKDFTFQFPVTAIEESLDASTTFPLTEATLHESVVTLTLNGYRFAEWGIENALSISGIDGVTVSGSYFGVDRISDTQVTVGLQFDGTDFNTDAVLTFTVDAHAIIGSDYGLTAQVPVTAIQKSNATVSIAPSPVIPPAVEERLTFSLNIAGGENVAGYQATVLFDDSALEYIESANGDYLPADAFFAAPVVDDNWIEGTFFDEERWEGSVTIAANTLAGAANGDGALATLTFKGVDFKASQLTLSQFYLVDTAGKLWEAHTENAEITLPPEPAEAILGDINRDGVVNIQDLIIVGARYGQRGQNDADLNGDGLVDIVDLVLVANAFEADAAAPSLNPQILEQLTAADVKNWLTQAQHLSLTDPAHLRGITVLEQLLMALTPKETALLANYPNPFNPETWIPYHLAKDAEVTLHIYAVNGTLVRTLTLGHQPAGMYQNRSRAAYWDGKNEFGESVASGVYFYTFIAGDFTATRKMLIRK from the coding sequence ATGAAAATGCTAATCGTAAATGGAAAGTCCCTTGTGCTTATTTTAACGATTGTGTTGATGGGGACCTTTGGAACGCAAAATAGTTACGGACAAACGATAACCGCCTCGACTCCAGAACCGTTGACAGAGGCAAACCTGCATGATAGCATCGTTACACTCATACTCAGTGGTGGACTTTATGAAAAAAGCATTTTTACCATCGAACGCGCCGTAAATGTATCTGGAATTCCTGGTGTGACGATTGGGACTCGGCAGGGGGGTGTTAAACGGTTCGGTATAAAGCGTGTCAGCGATACACAATTGACGGTTCAACTGCAATTCTTTGACAATATTGATACGGATATCCCTCTTGTCTTTACGGTGGAGGCAGGTGCAATCGTAGGATACAATGGAAACGCTCTCACCACGACACTACCTGTCATAGCCCTTGAGGAGTCGCTGGACGCATCTACGGAGGCACCCTTGACGGAAGCAACCCTGCACGAAAGCACTATCACACTTACACTCACCGGGCGGCGGTTTGCTGATGAATCGGATATCGGGCGTGCAGTGTCCGTCTCCGGCATTGACGGGGTCAGTATTGCGGTGCGTGGTTTTATCTTCACCCAGTGGGACGTGGATCGTGTAAGCGACACCGTGGCAACCGTTACACTGGCCTTCTCTGGCAACATAAACACCGATGCCACCCTCACACTCACCATCGGCGCAGATGCCATCATAAACTACGATAAAGACTTTACCTTTCAATTCCCTGTCACAGCTATAGAGGAGTCGCTGGACGCATCAACAACGTTTCCATTGACGGAGGCGACCCTTCATGAAAGTGTCGTTACGCTCACACTCAACGGTTATCGGTTTGCTGAATGGGGTATTGAGAACGCGTTGTCCATTTCCGGCATTGACGGTGTCACTGTCAGCGGTAGCTATTTTGGTGTGGATCGCATTAGTGACACACAAGTGACCGTTGGACTTCAATTCGACGGCACCGACTTTAACACCGATGCAGTGCTTACCTTCACCGTGGACGCACACGCAATAATAGGCTCTGATTATGGCTTGACTGCCCAAGTTCCTGTCACCGCGATACAGAAATCGAACGCTACTGTGAGCATTGCCCCTTCACCGGTCATCCCTCCTGCTGTCGAAGAACGGTTAACATTCAGTCTCAATATCGCAGGCGGGGAAAACGTCGCAGGCTATCAAGCAACTGTGTTGTTTGACGATTCTGCGCTTGAATATATAGAAAGTGCTAACGGAGATTATTTACCAGCGGACGCGTTCTTTGCGGCCCCAGTTGTCGATGACAATTGGATAGAAGGAACGTTCTTTGATGAAGAACGTTGGGAAGGAAGTGTGACAATTGCCGCAAACACGCTCGCAGGGGCAGCGAACGGTGACGGCGCACTCGCAACCCTCACATTCAAAGGCGTTGACTTTAAAGCCTCTCAGCTGACTTTATCCCAATTCTACCTTGTAGATACGGCAGGAAAACTTTGGGAAGCCCATACTGAAAATGCCGAGATAACTTTGCCCCCAGAACCTGCAGAGGCAATCTTGGGGGATATCAACCGCGATGGTGTGGTCAACATCCAGGATCTGATAATCGTTGGTGCTCGCTATGGTCAGAGAGGACAAAACGATGCCGATCTCAACGGAGATGGTCTCGTGGATATCGTTGATCTTGTGCTTGTGGCAAATGCATTCGAGGCGGATGCGGCTGCACCATCCTTGAATCCACAGATATTGGAACAACTCACCGCCGCGGATGTCAAGAATTGGCTAACGCAAGCACAGCATCTATCGCTTACCGATCCGGCACACTTGCGCGGTATTACTGTGCTGGAGCAACTACTGATGGCGTTAACACCCAAAGAGACAGCACTGCTTGCGAATTATCCAAATCCGTTCAACCCAGAAACGTGGATACCCTACCACTTGGCAAAGGACGCGGAGGTCACATTGCACATCTATGCTGTGAACGGCACATTGGTGCGGACATTG